In Holophagales bacterium, one DNA window encodes the following:
- a CDS encoding heme-binding protein, whose amino-acid sequence MAVEEPAFKLLRTLGAVELREYPSYVVAETVVDGRDFDRAGNEGFRRLAGYIFGGNRAAGAAGGSQKIAMTAPVAQRPRGGSERIAMTAPVAQRGGAQGWVVAFTMPAASTLATLPAPNDSRVTLREVPVRTVAALRFSGFWSEGRFAARTAELLAAVRTAGWTVIGEPETARYDPPFMPWFLRRNEVMVEVAAP is encoded by the coding sequence ATGGCCGTCGAAGAGCCCGCGTTCAAGCTGCTGCGCACCCTCGGCGCGGTCGAGCTGCGCGAATACCCCTCCTACGTCGTCGCCGAGACGGTGGTCGACGGCCGCGACTTCGACCGTGCCGGCAACGAAGGGTTCCGTCGACTCGCCGGCTACATCTTCGGCGGCAATCGGGCTGCCGGCGCCGCTGGCGGATCGCAGAAGATCGCGATGACCGCGCCGGTCGCCCAGCGCCCGCGCGGCGGCAGCGAGCGCATCGCCATGACCGCACCGGTGGCTCAGCGCGGAGGTGCGCAGGGCTGGGTCGTCGCCTTCACCATGCCGGCGGCCTCGACGCTCGCCACGCTCCCCGCGCCGAACGATTCCCGCGTCACGCTGCGCGAGGTCCCGGTCCGCACCGTCGCGGCGTTGCGCTTCTCGGGTTTCTGGTCGGAAGGGCGATTCGCAGCCCGCACCGCGGAGCTGCTCGCCGCAGTGCGGACGGCCGGGTGGACGGTGATCGGCGAGCCGGAGACGGCGCGTTACGACCCACCGTTCATGCCTTGGTTCCTGCGTCGCAACGAGGTGATGGTCGAAGTCGCCGCGCCCTGA
- a CDS encoding alpha-hydroxy-acid oxidizing protein, with protein MSDVPRRWSPPTFDSSRAACGIGFLASRKGVAERALVDMALELCRQFDHRGAPGHGAGMLLDIPWALLLDRFPEQARAIVQRDVALGTFFLPFDGARRRRCVEAVEDLAALGGADVLGWADVPLNVEALPPGSPARRTAPVVRQALFRRPAGSSEEGWFLCRYLLRLALDEQLYEPSRGEFAVSSLSNRTVVYRGLAQLSRMSELYPDLRDEQLASRFVLFHSRYSTNTTSSWRRAQPFWGLAHNGEIATIRGNVAWVHAIGRDLVTRIVERHPRLRQLAARVTSIICSSGSDSANLDDMMIALIAGGLAMPQALLALLPEAPSMARGERHLEAFHEAMAVLLGACDGPAAIVACDGDEAVAHLDRNGLRPLWIAASRDYAVAASELSGTLDLGPLEMQRLLGPGDTAMVRLASGDVLLTEQVHRLLALQRFPAPRRGQAGGRLEAPPATLPDDELARLQTAFGMTRDDLEVTLAPLVAEGKLAIGSMGDDTPPAALLDRLPRRLDDYFKLRFAQETSPPIDPIRDAWVFETSVALGRRSGLWSESEGPLFLYPHRVLERAERDWLLAHEAVRRVDATFAVGDDGGTVESLESALAGVVGAALAVARDTAVLVLSDRTVSAARVALPMPRLLSQLHQAIVAAGFRHQVGLVADTGAWDVHHLALLVALGADAVCPWLGCETAGEREATYLAGVRNGFVEAMSMIGVTPASAYCGAQLVEAIGLDASLLAREFPGVAGHLGGIGVDTLDREWLGFHRAAFAGDGAPPPAGEHKFRKDGRPHLYSPDAVRAMQAAAGFGENARRSPAAVADAATRLHDLDAERRRRAPTSLLDLVALREGTPLPLDAVEPEEAILWRFFVPGMSEGALSEPAHRAVARGMNLAWRWCRRRFHRSATPLPAGLGPFANSGEGGFDKSRLGHADGNRSIQYAGGRFTVTPEVAARAAEAEVKFAQGAKPGKGGQLPGRKVDARIAAQRGCEPGYELISPPVNHNLYSIEDVKLMLESWRLLNPEVSCALKLTATHGVEMAALGGVNAGANRIHLSDGGGGTGAAKRVDQKHAGVPAAAVLPAVHDALVEEGVRELVELSVDGGVQTGDQALKLLLLGADRVGFGTSALVALGCSMLRQCHLAGPAPHDPTGARRQGCSFGVATQDPALVARFAGRPRQLVEYLLAVAHDVRLALARLGVASVADLVGRRDLLVRRDDLEGKAAALDLSHLVNAPHGRATTRHLQRQSQLHAPPPRVREEEAAERALAGESVEVARRLTNLDRGVGVTAAGLVARRFGDAGLPRGAVRFRHHGAAGHFYAAYAVEGMEFRLAGVAADSCFTAAYGGKLAIVPAEGFRSEGTPTLVGNTFAYGARRGRAYLAGGGGNRFAVCLRKSHEGDAPRIVVEGVLANAFQYMTGGTALVLGPVGFNLGSGMTGGRVYLLDAALEMLNARYVRAVPLDESDVQTVQALLDEHLRETASPIAERLLRSFDPDRFCRIETRLVPEAQQST; from the coding sequence GTGAGCGACGTCCCGCGCCGCTGGTCCCCGCCGACCTTCGACTCGTCCCGCGCCGCGTGCGGGATCGGCTTCCTCGCTTCGCGCAAGGGGGTCGCCGAGCGCGCGCTCGTCGACATGGCGCTCGAGCTCTGTCGCCAGTTCGACCATCGCGGGGCGCCCGGACACGGCGCGGGGATGCTGCTCGACATCCCCTGGGCGCTGCTGCTCGACCGCTTCCCCGAGCAGGCGCGGGCGATCGTCCAGCGCGACGTGGCGCTCGGCACCTTCTTCCTGCCGTTCGACGGAGCACGCCGGCGGCGTTGCGTCGAGGCGGTCGAGGATCTCGCCGCGCTCGGCGGCGCCGACGTGCTCGGCTGGGCGGACGTGCCGCTGAACGTCGAGGCGCTGCCACCCGGCTCGCCGGCGCGGCGCACCGCCCCGGTGGTCCGGCAGGCGCTCTTCCGCCGGCCGGCGGGGTCGAGCGAGGAGGGCTGGTTCCTCTGCCGCTACCTCCTGCGCCTGGCGCTCGACGAGCAGCTCTACGAACCGTCACGCGGCGAGTTCGCCGTCTCGAGCCTGTCGAACCGCACCGTGGTCTACCGCGGGCTCGCCCAGCTCTCGCGGATGTCCGAGCTCTACCCCGACCTGCGCGACGAGCAGCTCGCCTCGCGCTTCGTGCTCTTCCATTCGCGCTACTCGACCAACACCACGAGCTCGTGGCGCCGCGCCCAGCCGTTCTGGGGCCTGGCGCACAACGGCGAGATCGCCACCATCCGCGGCAACGTCGCCTGGGTGCACGCCATCGGTCGCGATCTGGTGACGCGCATCGTCGAGCGCCACCCGCGCCTGCGCCAGCTCGCCGCGCGCGTCACCTCGATCATCTGCTCGAGCGGCTCGGACAGCGCCAACCTCGACGACATGATGATCGCCCTGATCGCCGGCGGCCTGGCGATGCCGCAAGCACTGCTCGCCCTGCTCCCCGAGGCGCCGTCGATGGCGCGCGGCGAGCGTCACCTCGAAGCGTTCCACGAGGCGATGGCGGTGCTGCTCGGCGCCTGCGACGGACCGGCGGCGATCGTCGCCTGCGACGGCGACGAAGCGGTGGCACACCTCGACCGCAACGGGCTGCGCCCGCTCTGGATCGCCGCCTCCCGCGACTATGCCGTGGCCGCCTCGGAGCTCTCCGGCACGCTCGACCTCGGACCGCTCGAGATGCAGCGCCTGCTCGGACCCGGCGACACGGCGATGGTCCGTCTGGCGAGCGGCGACGTGCTGCTCACCGAACAGGTCCATCGCCTCCTCGCTCTGCAGCGCTTTCCGGCCCCGCGCCGCGGCCAGGCCGGCGGGCGACTCGAGGCTCCGCCGGCGACCCTGCCGGACGACGAGCTCGCCCGTCTGCAAACCGCCTTCGGCATGACCCGCGACGACCTCGAGGTCACACTCGCGCCGCTGGTCGCCGAGGGCAAGCTCGCCATCGGCTCGATGGGGGACGACACGCCGCCCGCCGCGCTGCTCGACCGGCTGCCGCGTCGCCTCGACGACTACTTCAAGCTGCGTTTCGCCCAGGAAACGAGCCCGCCGATCGACCCGATCCGCGACGCCTGGGTCTTCGAGACGTCGGTCGCGCTCGGTCGCCGGAGCGGCCTGTGGAGCGAAAGCGAGGGGCCGCTCTTCCTCTACCCGCACCGCGTCCTCGAACGGGCCGAGCGCGACTGGCTGCTGGCGCACGAGGCGGTCCGTCGCGTCGACGCGACCTTCGCCGTCGGCGATGACGGCGGCACCGTCGAGTCGCTCGAGAGCGCGCTGGCCGGCGTGGTCGGCGCCGCCCTCGCCGTGGCGCGCGACACGGCGGTGCTGGTGCTTTCCGACCGCACCGTCTCCGCCGCGCGCGTCGCGCTGCCGATGCCGCGCCTGCTCTCGCAACTCCACCAGGCGATCGTCGCCGCCGGCTTCCGTCATCAGGTCGGACTGGTCGCCGACACCGGGGCCTGGGACGTCCATCACCTCGCGCTGCTCGTCGCGCTCGGCGCCGACGCCGTCTGCCCCTGGCTGGGCTGCGAGACCGCCGGCGAACGCGAGGCGACCTACCTTGCCGGCGTGCGCAACGGCTTCGTCGAGGCGATGTCGATGATCGGCGTCACGCCGGCTTCGGCCTACTGCGGCGCCCAGCTCGTCGAGGCGATCGGCCTCGACGCGTCGCTGCTCGCCCGCGAGTTCCCCGGCGTCGCCGGCCATCTCGGCGGCATCGGCGTCGACACGCTCGACCGGGAGTGGCTCGGCTTCCATCGCGCCGCCTTCGCCGGCGACGGCGCACCGCCGCCGGCCGGCGAGCACAAGTTCCGCAAAGACGGACGACCCCATCTCTACTCCCCTGACGCGGTGCGCGCCATGCAGGCAGCGGCGGGATTCGGCGAGAACGCACGGCGCAGCCCGGCCGCGGTGGCCGATGCGGCGACACGGCTGCACGACCTCGATGCCGAACGGCGCCGGCGCGCCCCGACCAGCCTGCTCGACCTCGTCGCGCTGCGCGAGGGGACTCCGCTGCCGCTCGACGCCGTCGAACCGGAGGAGGCGATCCTCTGGCGCTTCTTCGTCCCCGGGATGAGCGAAGGGGCGCTCTCCGAACCGGCCCACCGGGCGGTCGCGCGCGGCATGAACCTCGCCTGGCGCTGGTGCCGCCGCCGCTTCCACCGCTCGGCGACGCCGCTGCCCGCCGGGCTCGGTCCGTTCGCCAACAGCGGCGAGGGCGGATTCGACAAGTCGCGGCTGGGCCACGCCGACGGCAACCGCAGCATCCAGTACGCCGGCGGGCGCTTCACTGTGACCCCCGAGGTGGCGGCGCGCGCCGCCGAGGCCGAGGTCAAGTTCGCCCAGGGCGCCAAGCCCGGCAAGGGCGGGCAGCTCCCCGGGCGCAAGGTCGACGCGAGGATCGCCGCGCAGCGCGGTTGCGAGCCCGGCTACGAGCTGATTTCGCCGCCGGTCAACCACAACCTCTACTCGATCGAGGACGTCAAGCTGATGCTCGAGAGCTGGCGCCTCTTGAACCCGGAGGTCTCCTGCGCGCTCAAGCTCACCGCCACCCACGGCGTCGAGATGGCGGCGCTCGGCGGCGTCAACGCCGGCGCGAACCGGATCCACCTTTCCGACGGCGGTGGCGGCACCGGGGCGGCCAAGCGCGTCGATCAGAAGCACGCCGGCGTACCGGCAGCAGCCGTGTTGCCGGCGGTGCACGACGCGCTGGTCGAGGAGGGGGTGCGCGAGCTCGTCGAGCTGTCGGTCGACGGCGGCGTGCAGACCGGCGATCAGGCGCTCAAGCTCCTCCTGCTCGGGGCCGACCGCGTCGGCTTCGGCACCAGCGCGCTCGTCGCGCTCGGCTGTTCGATGCTGCGCCAGTGCCATCTCGCCGGACCGGCGCCGCACGACCCGACGGGGGCGCGCCGCCAGGGCTGCTCGTTCGGCGTCGCCACGCAGGACCCGGCGCTCGTCGCCCGCTTCGCCGGGCGCCCGCGCCAACTCGTCGAATACCTGCTCGCCGTGGCGCACGACGTTCGCCTCGCCCTGGCGCGACTCGGCGTGGCGAGCGTGGCCGACCTCGTCGGCCGGCGCGACCTGCTCGTGCGACGCGACGATCTCGAGGGCAAGGCCGCGGCGCTCGACCTCTCGCACCTGGTCAACGCGCCGCACGGTCGCGCCACGACGCGCCACCTGCAGCGGCAGAGTCAGCTTCACGCCCCGCCGCCGCGCGTGCGCGAGGAGGAGGCCGCCGAGCGTGCGCTCGCCGGCGAATCGGTCGAGGTGGCGCGCCGCCTGACGAACCTCGATCGCGGCGTCGGCGTGACCGCCGCCGGCCTCGTGGCGCGGCGATTCGGCGACGCCGGCCTGCCACGCGGCGCGGTGCGCTTTCGCCACCACGGCGCCGCCGGACACTTCTACGCCGCCTACGCGGTCGAAGGGATGGAGTTCCGCCTCGCCGGCGTCGCCGCCGACTCCTGCTTCACCGCCGCCTACGGCGGCAAGCTGGCGATCGTGCCCGCCGAGGGGTTCCGCAGTGAGGGGACGCCGACGCTCGTCGGCAACACCTTCGCCTACGGTGCTCGGCGCGGACGCGCCTACCTCGCCGGCGGCGGCGGCAACCGCTTCGCCGTCTGCCTGCGCAAGAGCCACGAAGGCGACGCGCCGCGCATCGTCGTCGAAGGGGTGCTCGCCAACGCCTTCCAGTACATGACCGGCGGCACCGCCCTGGTCCTCGGTCCGGTGGGCTTCAACCTCGGCTCGGGGATGACCGGCGGCCGCGTCTACCTGCTCGACGCGGCGCTCGAGATGCTCAACGCCCGCTACGTGCGCGCCGTGCCGCTCGACGAGAGCGACGTCCAGACCGTGCAGGCGCTGCTCGACGAGCACCTGCGCGAGACCGCCAGTCCGATCGCCGAGCGCCTCCTGCGCTCCTTCGACCCCGACCGCTTCTGCCGCATCGAGACGCGGCTCGTTCCCGAGGCACAGCAGTCGACGTGA
- a CDS encoding transposase, which yields MVEVTCRTVQGRLLLRPSPQLNDIALGVLGRAQARYGMAVHGFVILSNHLHLLLSPETPQQLALFMAFLEANLAKEVGRIHDWRGPFWGRRYQMIIVSDEEEAQVARLHYLLRHGVKEHFVARPQDWPGPHGVTALLEDSPLQGTWIDRTLEHKLRRRNGEVDPRACRSTESVDLSPLPCWAGLPPDSYRRRIAELVADVEVEGRKLSREQGEPLGPARVQRQHPHQRPQRSKCSPAPLVHAACKAVRLALVDSYRIFSIAFRAAAERLRSSDRLVLFPDRAFPPPLPAPG from the coding sequence ATGGTCGAGGTCACCTGCCGAACGGTGCAGGGACGGCTGCTGCTGCGACCGTCGCCACAGCTCAACGACATCGCCTTGGGGGTTCTCGGGCGAGCGCAGGCTCGCTACGGGATGGCCGTCCACGGCTTCGTGATCCTGTCGAACCACCTGCACCTCCTGCTCTCGCCCGAGACGCCGCAGCAGCTGGCTCTCTTCATGGCCTTCCTCGAGGCGAACCTCGCCAAAGAGGTTGGGCGGATTCACGATTGGAGAGGCCCGTTCTGGGGACGCCGCTACCAGATGATCATCGTCTCCGACGAAGAGGAGGCTCAGGTCGCTCGCCTCCACTATCTGCTGCGTCATGGAGTCAAGGAGCACTTCGTCGCCCGCCCTCAGGATTGGCCGGGCCCCCACGGTGTGACGGCTCTGCTCGAGGATTCGCCGCTCCAGGGAACGTGGATCGACCGGACGCTCGAGCACAAGCTTCGGCGTCGCAACGGAGAGGTTGACCCCCGCGCCTGCCGGTCGACGGAGTCTGTCGACCTCTCTCCGCTGCCGTGCTGGGCGGGATTGCCCCCGGATTCCTACCGTAGGCGCATCGCCGAACTGGTCGCCGACGTCGAGGTCGAAGGCCGGAAGCTCTCTCGCGAACAGGGAGAACCTCTGGGGCCCGCTCGAGTGCAGCGCCAGCATCCTCACCAACGACCGCAGAGATCCAAGTGCTCGCCCGCGCCTTTGGTTCATGCTGCGTGCAAGGCGGTGCGTCTGGCGCTCGTCGACTCCTACCGCATCTTTTCGATCGCATTTCGCGCTGCCGCAGAACGTCTGAGGAGCAGTGACCGCTTGGTGCTCTTTCCTGATCGTGCCTTCCCGCCGCCTCTCCCCGCCCCAGGGTAG
- a CDS encoding META domain-containing protein, with amino-acid sequence MSAESGKGGFWKGWPRRLVTALLAVELLYVGAFEVAVRSGSLERWINRRPEKVAIAFASAHSWFPFWASVVGLDIRGQTPKIRWHLTADTGRGWLAPWPLVERRLRFASVHAAGIAFQMRFERPGETLDPATEALLPAIAPLAPPPATPRPVRPKWSFELPRVGAERVREVWADRLHLTGELAASGGWALHHGVEAELLPSGVDLVDGELRIGRYAIATGLRGHVDLEVVRWPFKQKRGMEVLPYASAQAAIEGAATFGPFVQGELLPEWLRFDHAPGPFSARFEVRSGILQPGSVADLERTACSLGIYDFGVTGKASAHLEVSQDDHGPRGEVTVRFADFEVRQAADPRAEIVGTGLTVVGQTRDLAVHGPPFTATAHVDLGEARLANLAVYDRLVPQSLPLDIVSGSGKVQGGFDAVLPARSARGSFTAHIDEAAVRYGGLDLHGTVAVGIALSTADLATRTFDLSGTRLELTNFRIPQAEVVGPKSEAGWWTRLELPEGRLALPPVSAASGRFRVEMRDSVPLVGLFATRRDLPRWVERVLSVRDVGAEGRLGWSPDGFALEDFSTRFRKSTIRAKARFGKERKAGVMMIEWWKLALGARFDGESRQLKLVKTRDWYARQNLGAMPEVDAATVPVTDGTEVAAPTSASELAGTHWRLQETVPPSASAASLALTLQLEAAAIHLASGCGRASATYAIGTDAKLEVGDLDAGPLACPEPLAAEERRLRRLLRAASVVSLTPEELLLASGEGVAATELLFVRVGVP; translated from the coding sequence ATGAGCGCGGAGTCGGGCAAGGGCGGGTTCTGGAAGGGTTGGCCGCGGCGGCTGGTGACGGCGCTCTTGGCGGTCGAGTTGCTCTACGTCGGGGCGTTCGAGGTCGCGGTGCGGTCGGGTTCGCTCGAGCGATGGATCAATCGTCGGCCCGAGAAGGTCGCCATCGCCTTCGCCAGCGCCCATTCGTGGTTCCCGTTCTGGGCGAGCGTCGTCGGGCTCGACATCCGCGGCCAGACGCCGAAAATTCGCTGGCACCTGACGGCGGACACCGGTCGTGGCTGGCTCGCGCCCTGGCCGCTCGTCGAGCGGCGGCTCCGCTTCGCCTCGGTGCACGCGGCCGGCATCGCGTTCCAGATGCGCTTCGAGCGACCAGGCGAGACGCTCGATCCGGCGACCGAGGCACTCTTGCCGGCGATCGCGCCGCTCGCCCCGCCACCGGCGACGCCGCGGCCGGTGCGCCCGAAATGGTCGTTCGAGCTTCCGCGCGTCGGCGCCGAGCGGGTGCGCGAAGTCTGGGCCGATCGGTTGCATCTGACCGGCGAATTGGCGGCGAGCGGTGGCTGGGCGCTCCACCACGGGGTCGAGGCCGAGCTTCTGCCGAGCGGAGTGGACCTCGTCGACGGCGAGCTGCGGATCGGGAGGTACGCGATCGCCACCGGGCTGCGGGGGCACGTCGACCTGGAAGTGGTGCGCTGGCCGTTCAAGCAGAAGCGGGGGATGGAAGTCCTGCCCTATGCCTCGGCCCAGGCGGCGATCGAGGGTGCTGCCACCTTCGGCCCCTTCGTCCAGGGCGAGCTCCTGCCGGAGTGGCTTCGCTTCGACCACGCCCCGGGGCCGTTCTCGGCCCGCTTTGAAGTGCGCTCGGGGATTCTGCAGCCCGGGAGCGTCGCCGACCTCGAACGCACCGCCTGCAGTCTCGGCATCTACGACTTCGGCGTGACCGGCAAGGCGAGCGCTCACCTCGAGGTGTCGCAGGACGACCACGGCCCGCGCGGCGAGGTGACCGTACGGTTTGCCGACTTCGAGGTGCGCCAGGCGGCCGACCCGCGGGCGGAGATCGTCGGCACCGGGCTGACCGTCGTCGGCCAGACGCGCGATCTCGCCGTGCACGGCCCGCCCTTCACGGCGACGGCTCACGTCGACCTGGGTGAGGCGCGCCTGGCGAACCTTGCGGTCTACGATCGACTCGTCCCGCAGAGCCTGCCGCTCGACATCGTCAGCGGGAGCGGCAAGGTGCAGGGTGGGTTCGACGCGGTGCTTCCGGCAAGGTCGGCCCGCGGCTCGTTCACTGCGCACATCGACGAAGCGGCCGTCCGCTACGGGGGGCTCGATCTGCACGGAACGGTGGCGGTCGGTATCGCCCTGTCGACCGCCGATCTGGCCACACGCACGTTCGACCTCTCCGGGACGCGCCTCGAGTTGACCAACTTCCGCATCCCGCAGGCCGAGGTGGTCGGTCCGAAGAGCGAGGCTGGCTGGTGGACGCGCCTCGAGTTGCCCGAAGGGCGGCTCGCGCTGCCTCCGGTGTCGGCGGCGAGCGGGCGTTTCCGCGTCGAGATGCGCGACTCGGTGCCGCTCGTCGGTCTCTTCGCCACGCGGCGCGACCTGCCGCGATGGGTCGAGCGCGTCCTCTCCGTTCGCGACGTGGGTGCGGAGGGGCGGCTCGGCTGGTCGCCGGATGGCTTCGCGCTGGAGGACTTCTCGACGCGCTTCCGGAAGTCGACGATCCGCGCCAAGGCCCGCTTCGGCAAGGAGAGGAAGGCCGGGGTGATGATGATCGAGTGGTGGAAGCTCGCACTCGGCGCGCGATTCGACGGCGAGAGCCGCCAGCTCAAGCTGGTCAAGACGCGCGACTGGTATGCCCGGCAGAACCTCGGCGCGATGCCGGAGGTCGACGCAGCGACGGTTCCGGTGACCGATGGCACGGAGGTCGCGGCGCCGACGAGCGCGAGCGAGCTCGCGGGGACCCACTGGCGATTGCAGGAAACGGTTCCGCCGAGCGCGTCGGCTGCGTCGCTGGCGCTGACGCTTCAGCTCGAGGCCGCGGCGATCCACCTGGCGAGCGGCTGCGGTCGGGCGTCGGCGACGTACGCGATCGGAACCGACGCGAAGCTCGAAGTCGGGGACCTCGACGCCGGGCCGCTCGCCTGCCCCGAGCCGCTCGCGGCCGAGGAACGGCGCCTACGTCGGCTGCTCCGCGCGGCGAGCGTCGTCAGCCTGACCCCCGAGGAACTGCTGCTCGCGAGCGGCGAGGGCGTCGCCGCGACCGAGCTTCTGTTCGTTCGAGTCGGAGTCCCTTGA